The Mycolicibacterium parafortuitum nucleotide sequence TGTCGTTGAAGCCGGCCTGCAGCAGCCCCAGCTCGCTGGCGTCGTAGATCTGCATGTGCGCGTTGTAGTTGCCGCGCTGTACCTCGCCGAGGGCCCAGCGCAGCTGCCGCAACGGGTCGGCGATCGACATCGCCACCAGTACGGTGCTGGACAACCCGATGACCAGCGCGACGATCGCCAACAGCAGGATCGTGGTGACCAGCCGGTCGGCGGGCGCGGTCAGCACCTCGAACTTGCTGGCCACCAGCGCGAGCACGATGGCCAGCACCGGCACGCCCGTGGACAGCACCCAGGTCAGCACCTGGCGCAGGATCACCCCGGGCGCCCGGAAGTTCTCCGGTACGCCGCCGCGCAGCGCCGCCACGGCGACGGGCCGCAGCACACGCTCGGATTGCAGGTAGCCGATGATCGCGGTGGCCGTCGCGCCCAGACCCGTCGCCACGGCCACCACCGGGGCCGATTTGGAGGCCACCGGCCAGCTCGCCACGATGAACACCACCGAGCCGAGCAGCCAGTTCGTCGCGCTGATCAGCGAGCGGTAGAACGGCATCTTCAGCGCCCGCATCCGCGCGACCTCGGTCTCGGCGGGGTCCCGATCGCCCAGCAGCGTCTCCCGGCGCTGCCAGCGCATCACCGGGATCAGCATGCGCAGCGTCAGATAGGACGCGACCGTGAACGAGACGAACAGGTAGCCGAGGAAGATGGCCAGGTTGTAGGCGGGCAGGTCCTGCAGCTGGATGCGGTCCTCGGGCGGTAGCCCGAAGCGCAGGAAGCCCAGCACCAGCAGGGCGCCGATGATGTCGGCCTGCAGCATGCCCAGCGTGAACACCGGCCAGGGCGTGCGCGCGACCCAGCGGACGAACGCGCTGATGCGTCCCATCTCGATCGGTTCGGCGGCCACCCGATTACCGTATCGGGCCGGCCTGACGCAGAAGGGGCCTCTGGGGCGGACGTGTCGGTTCGCAGCACTACTGTTATCGGCGATGGCCGGAGTTTTCTCGCGCCTGGTGGGCCAGGACGCAGTCGAGAAGGAGCTGATCGCCGCGGCAAGAGCCGCGCGCGGTGATTCCTCTCACAGCGAGGCTGTGACAGGCACCATGACGCACGCGTGGCTGATCACCGGCCCGCCCGGATCGGGACGGTCGGTGGCCGCGCTGTGTTTCGCCGCCGCGCTGCAGTGCACGGCCGAGGGCACGCCGGGCTGCGGAGAATGCCGGGCCTGTACGACCGCGATGGCCGGCACCCACGCCGACGTGCGCCGCATCATCCCGGAGGGGTTGTCCATCGGCGTCGGTGAGATGCGGGCCATCGTGCAGATCGCGTCCCGGCGCCCGGGCACCGGCCGCTGGCAGGTCGTCGTGATCGAGGATGCCGACCGGCTCACCGAGGGCGCGGCGAACGCGCTGCTGAAGGTCGTGGAGGAGCCGCCCCCGTCGACGGTGTTCCTGTTGTGCGCCCCGTCGGTGGACCCGGAGGACATCGCGATCACGCTGCGCTCGCGGTGCCGCCACGTCGCGTTGGTGACGCCGCCGGCCGATGCGATCGCCCGGGTGCTGATCGACAGCGACGCGCTGGACCGGGAGACGGCCGAATGGGCGGCGTCGGTCAGCGGCGGCCACGTCGGGCGGGCCCGCAGGCTGGCCACCGACGAACAGGCCAGGGAGCGGCGCAAGCGGGCGCTCGGATTGGCCCGCGACGCCGCCACACCGGCGCGCGCGTATGCGGCCGCCGAGGAACTCGTGGCGACCGCCGAGGCGGAGGCCAAGGCCCTGACCGGAGACCGCAACGAGGCCGAGGCCGAGGAGCTGCGCACCGCGCTGGGCGCGGGTGGGACGGGCAAGGGCACCGCGGGGGCGGTACGCGGCGCCGCGGGGGCGCTCAAGGACCTGGAGAAGCGGCAGAAATCGCGGCAGACCCGGGCGTCGCGCGATGCGATGGACCGGGCGCTGATCGACCTCGCCACCTATTTCCGGGACGCGCTGCTGGTGTCCTCGGGCGCGACCGGCGTCGCGGCGAACCATCCCGACATGGCCGACAAGGTCGCCGCGCTGGCCGCTCACGCGTCCCCGGACAAGCTGCTGCGCTGCATCGAGGCGGTGCTCGAATGCCGCGAGGCGCTGGCGGTCAACGTCAAGCCCAAGTTCGCCGTCGATGCGATGGTCGCCACGGTCGGACAGGCGTTGCGCAGCTGAGTTCGGCGGGCAGGAGCGCAGCACCGGGGCTCAAGTTGGGTCGCGGGCAGGCCCTATCGTAGACTCATGCCGCTGTTCGTCAGCGCCGCCTTAGCTCAGTCGGTAGAGCGATTCACTCGTAATGAATAGGTCGGGGGTTCGATTCCCCCAGGCGGCTCCACCACTTCTCGTCCGCGTCATGACATCAGTGACCGGCGTCGCCGTCGTTCCGGACCAAGGGCGACGGTATGGCCATCGCAGCGATCCATCCACAGCGCGATCGTCAGCGACGTCGACCACAGCACCGTCCGGTCGCCTTCGGACACGATCAGCGCGCTGCGCGCGCCGACCTCCGGCGGGATGTCCGGTGGACTGCCGCGGGCGGTGACGCGCCGAAAACCGCGAACGCCTGCACACCGGCACAGCTGCCCCACGTCGAGATGGTCTGCGCGTGCCGGGCTGGATCCGGATACCGGCGTTGAGCACGCGTGTGCAGCGGTGGTGGGTCGATCCGGTAGACCCGCGACGGCGCGGTCTCGGCCCGAATTACGGCTTCCGGCTTCTCGATTCGCATCTACGGGCATCCGCCCGGCGTTGCCGAAGCGTGATGAACGCTTGATGGAATCGAAGGCGTGCGGGTGACTTCCGCGCATTAGGGTGAGACCCCGGCGTCAATTCTGCTGATGCTGCGAACTCGAGTGATACGGAGGCCATGCGCGTGGCTGTGCGAAGTGCCTTCGCTGTGTGCGTAGTGACGGCGGGCGTCATTGCCGGTCCGTTGGAGATCGACGAAATGGCTAGGTGGACACCACAACTGGCGATCGCCTCGCTGCTGCCCGCGGAGGGTGCGGTCGTGGGCGTGGCACACCCTGTGGTCGTCACCTTCGACGGGTCGGTGGTCGATCGGCACGCCGCCGAGCAGGCCGTGCGCATCACCTCAGAGCCAGCCATGACCGGCACGTTCGAATGGGTCGAACCCAATGTCGCACACTGGGTCCCGGACAGTTTCTGGCCCGCGCACAGCACGGTGAAACTCACGCTGGGTGACCTGCCCACCAGAACATTCGAGATCGGTCCTGCAGTCATCGGGGTCGCCAACATCGCTGACCACACCTTCACCGTGACGGTCGACGGGAAGGCGCCTTCTGAGCTGCCGGCGCCGCACCACAGGCCCTACTGGGGGCAGGGCGGGGTGTTCCCGGCCTCGATGGGCCGCCCGCAATACCCCACGCCCGTGGGTATCTATTCCGTTCTGGCCAAAGAGCGTGATGTGACCATGGATTCGAGCAGCGTGGGTATTCCTGTCGATGCTCCCGACGGCTACCTGCTGGACGTGGAGTACGCCGTGCGGTTCACGAAGCGAGGCCTCTTCGTGCATTCGGCTCCGTGGGCTCTCAACCAGATGGGCCACGAGAACGGTAGCCATGGCTGCATCGGACTCAGTACCGAAGACGCCGAGTGGTACTTCAACGCAGTCAACGTTGGTGACCCGATCATCGTGCGGGAGAACGGTGTCGAGGTGCCACAGACGGTGACCGGGTAGGGATCGGTCCTCAGTCGGGTCGAACTGCGATGCGCCATGGAGGCGCTGATCGCCAGGTGCTGACAACCCGAGTCCGGTCAACCATTGTGGGGAAGGTGCGATGCCCGCGAAACCTCGTGCCTGAGACGTAGTGGTGGCCCGCCCCGCGCGGGACGGGCCACCGGCGATGTCCTCAGTTCGTGGTTGTGGGACCCGGTGAGATCGGCTGACCAGGCACCGGGGCTCCGATCGGCGCGGGACCGCTCAGGTCGCCCTTGCCGCCGAGACCGCCCATGGTCGCCACCGGAAGCCCGCCCGCGGCGGCAGCGGCCGGCGGTACCACTGGTGGTGGGGCCAGCGGCGGAACAACCGGTGGCGGCGCCAGCGGCGGGATAGCCGGAGAAATCGGTGGCGGCGCCAAGGGCGGTGGGACCACCGGCGGGACAACGGGCGGCGCCATGGGCGGTGGTATCGGCCCGGGGAGCGCCATCGGGACCCCGGACATCTCAGACACCGCCGCGCACGGCGCAGCCGCCGCCGGAACCTCTCCGGCAGAGGTCTGGAAGCAGTCGGACCCGCCCGCGTGCGCGACGGCGGGACTGAACCCCATGGTGATTCCGCACAGCCCGGCGCCGACGGCAGCCACTCTGATACCCAGTCGATCAAAGACTGCCATCAACCACCAACTCTTTCTTGACAATGATGTTCTGCTCAGAAGCGGTAGAGCAGAACCTCTGCTGAACCAAGCCTGAGGCCGGCCGCTGGAGAACGACAGCGTCAATTTATCGGGACGAGTGCAGGTCCGGAATACACCGTTCCCGAATGGTGACGTTCGTTCCCAGTTGGTATCCGTCTGTGTCGAAACAGGTTGGAAAAGAGATGATTTCGATATGAACGCGTTCGGCTTCCGGAAGATGCCTGTGATCGCCCCGCGGGTTACGGAGTCGCGAAGTCGCCGACGGCAGTCGTCATATTGCCGTTCGACGCGGTAGCGAATCCAGCTGCGGCGAATGTGCAGTTCAAGATGATCGCCCGGTGCCCCGGACTGCCCATCCAGAAGGCAAGCGCGGCCTCCGCGGTCGCAGAGGACCCGGTGGCCCAGAAGACGATCTCTCCTGAGGCGGCGACCTGGTAGCCCGCATCCGCCATACGCGCCTTCGGCGACGAGCCGTCCGAGCCCACGTGGCTGAAGTTGCTGTTCGTCAGCATGTCGTTGGCGTGCCGCTGCGCCGCCGCGGCCAGACGGGCATCCTGTCGGATCGGTCCGCATGATTGGCGAAGCTGGTTGACACCGACGTACAACCCGGTAGCCACGTCGGCCTGGGCCGTGACACCGTCGGTTGCGCCGAGCGCCGTGACGACGACAGCGCTGATCGCGAAGGCGCCGGCGAACTTCGTCTTCATCACCTGTACGTCGCGGGACCGCGGAACTTCGTTACCGAATCGAGATGATGTCCTGTGCCGACCCGCGCGCACGGTCTGTGTGCACTCCGACGCTCTAGGAGCGCCTAGGCCGGCGCGACGAAGCCGACCGGTCCCGCGGCGACGCAGACCGACAGCGCGGCGGTGTTCGCGCTCACGGTGATCGCGTCCCCGGCGCCGGGCAGTCGGACGAACACCCGGTTGAGGCCGGGGTGCACCGGCACCTTCACCTCGTCGCCTTCTGACAGCGACAGCGTGATGGACCCCTCGCTGTTGCCGAGGTAGTTGATCTCCGCGGTCCAGTCCGCGGGCAGCAGCGGACCGTCCAACGGCATCCGCACCGGGAAGTCGGGCTGAACCAGATAGCCGCACCGCTCGTCGGGTCCGGGCCGGATACTGCGCACCCAGGTCACCTGCGCGTCGGTCAGCCGGCCCGCGGAGTCGAGCATGCGTAGTTCCGGCGTCGCCGAGGAGAATTCGGGCCGGTCACGCAGCAGCGCGAACATGTGGGAGGCGAGGTTCTCCGGCCACGCGACCCGCTGCAGCACCAACGGGTCGACCTCCTGGTCCAGCATCGGCGCATCCGAGTCGGTATGCGCCTGCGCGAGGGCGGCCCGCGCGTTCTGCAGGTATGGCTGCGCCGGGTTGTCCTGCCAGCTGGTCAGGAACGTCGCCGTCGAGTACAGGCTGCTGATCGCGAATAGCCCTGCGCAGCAGACTGTTACCAGGGTCCGCCGGGGGGATGCATCCAACCATCCCGAGCCGGGCCGGTTCGGGGCGCACAACCCGACGGCGGCCAGCAGCGCCAACACCAGCACCAGATCGGGCAGGTAGCGCAGGGTCTGCGCCAACTCCAGTGCGGTGAACCGTGACGAGCGCATCAGATAGATCGGCACCTGGCAGGCCACCGCATAACCCAGCGCGGCCAACCACACCGGTCCGAGCCGATACTTGCGCCGTAGCGAGACCGCCACCACCGCACCCAACGCCAGCCAGCCGAGCACCATCACGACCACGGGCGGGGTGGCCCACGGCGACGCCGGCGCCCACCGCTGCCAGTCCCACGGGCCGCCGACCAGACCCGGGACGATGCCGTGGGTGAACGAGCGGCGCAACAGATCCCACGTCATCGCCAGGTCGAAACTCCACCGCTGCTGGTCGACGACGAGCAGGTACACCCCGATCCAGGTGGCCGTCACCGCCAGCGAGGCCACCCACAGCCGCCGCCCTCGCTGCCACACCTCGCGCACCCCGGCCGTGCCGGTGACATACCCGTACAGCGCGGTGACCGTGAACGCGACGAACGGGATGATGGCCGCCTTCTCGAAGAACAACAGCCCGCCGAGGAACACCAGCGCCCCGGACCAGGCGTGCCGCATGACACCGGTGCGCACCAACAGGATCGCCTCCGCGCACACCCACGCCATCGCCGCCAGCATCGGCAGCGAGTTCAGCGCGGCGGCCCACCATGCGAAAGACGGCACCGCCAGCGGGGTGAACAGCGCAAAAGTCAACGGCACCAGCAACACCGGCCGCCACCCGAGGATCACGTACAGCGCGCGAAGCAGAGCCAGCGCCGCGACGAGCGCCAGCACCACCATGCTGACCGCCGGGCCGATCCAGTTCAGCGGCGCCGCCCGGGTGATCGCGCCCGCGACCAGGAATGCCCCGGGCATCACGTGACCGTCGTGGTCGTCGAACAGATATCCCGGCGACAGCAGCGGCTGGGTACCGGCTCGGCCGACGAGAATCAGGTCGTCCCAATAGAAGTAGCCGCCGAAGGCCAGCACCGCGCGGACCACCAGGTGCACGGCGATCAGCGCCGCGGCGACACGGGGGACGGTGAATCTCACAGAACTACCGGGGATATGCGTCTCCGGCGTGCCGGCGGGCGCGCCACGCGGACGCGACCATCTCCTGCACCGAATGCCGGTTGTGCCAGCCCAGGTCGCGCGCCGCGAGCTCACCCGCCGCGACGATGCGTGCCGGGTCGCCCGGTCGCCGCGGCATGACCTCGGGCTCGAAATCGATTCCGGTCACGTCCCGCATCGCCGTCATGATCTCGCGCACCGAGGTGCCCGCCCCGCTGCCGAGGTTGTACACCGGTTCGACGGGCAGCCCGTCGGCGAGCCGGCGCGCGGCCGCCACATGGGCCAGGGCCAGATCGCTGACGTGGATGTAGTCGCGCACGCAGGTGCCGTCCGGCGTCGGATAGTCATCGCCATTGATCCGGGGGGTCTGACCGCGCATCAGCATGTCGAACACCAGTGGGAACAGGTTGTGCGGACTGGCGTCGAACAGTTCCACGTCCCCGGATCCGACGACATTGAAGTAGCGCAGGCTGGTGTGTCGCAGCCCGGTGGCCCTTCCGGCGTCGCGCAGCAACCACTCGCCGATCAGCTTGGTCTCGCCGTACGGCGACTCCGGTGTGGTCGGCGTGGATTCGTCGACGATGTCCACGTCCGGTGTGCCGAATGTCGCGGCGCTGGAGGAGAACACGATCTGGCCGACGCCGCGGGCCTCCATCGCCTGCAGCAGGACCACCGTCGCCGACACGTTCTGCTCGTAGGTGTGCAGCGGCCGCTTCACCGATTCGCCGGCGTACTTGTAGCCGGCGATGTGGATGACGCCGTCGACGCCGAACCTCGTCAAGGTGTCGTCGACCAGCGCCCCGTCGAGCAGGGTGCCCTTGACGAATTGGGCGCCCGCGGGCACGAAACTCTCGAAACCGGTGGACAGATCGTCGATGACGACCACGTCCAGATCGGCGTCGAGCATGGCCCGGGCCACGTGCGAACCGATGTATCCGGCCCCGCCGGTCACCAGCCAGCTCATGTTGCCTCCTCAGTCATCGATCGCAGCATAGGTGGGTGCGGCCTCGCGGCGTCGTCCGGCAAGCGCGCTCAGGTGTACCCCGATACCGATCAGCGGCCCGCACAGCAGCGCCACCACGGTACGGACCTCCAGGTCCAGCGGCAGCAGCAACAGCAGCGTCGCGGCCACCGTCGCGATCACCCAACCCGCCGCGTACGCGCGGTGCAGGGCGGCGGCGACGGTCGCGGCTCCGGTCAGCGTCAGCAGCGCGATGGCCAGCGCGGCGACGGTCAGCCACGCCAGCAGGATCCCGTCGGCGCGGTACTGGGCGCCGAACGCCTCGCGCAGCAGCCACGGCCCGAACACGCCCGCGAGCACGACGCCGACTGCGCCGAGCGCACCGACGAGCGCCGCGGGCCCCAGCAGCGCCTTGAGCCGGTGCGCACGCTGGTCGACGAAGTGCGCGATCAGGTTGCCCTGCATCGCGGTCAGCGGAACCAGCAGCGGAGCCCGGGTCAGCGTCACCGCGAGGATCACCACACCACCGGTCGCACCCAGGTCCCGCGAGGTGGCCTGCAGCAGCACCGGGAAACCCATCACCAGTACGGCGCTGGCGCCCGCCGCGGCGATCGAATGCCCGGCGCCGCGCAGGAACGTCGCGGTGCCGCCCGACGTCCGGATCTGGGCCGCGGCCCGGGTCGCCGGTGAGACCAGCATCAACAGCAGCCAGCTGAATGCCCCGGCGACCGACGCCCACAGATAGCCACCCAGCCCCCAGCCGGCCGCGAACGCCGCGACCGCGACCACCACGCGCAGTGCGGCGTCGGTGACCATCAGCGCGCCGTACTCCGACCAGCGGCCCATCCCGGCCAACCCGCCGAGCAGCGTGGTGTGGATGCAGAATCCGGCCAGCCCGCCGCACAGCAGCGCGACGCTCAACACGCGCAGGTCGACGAACACGTGCGCCGACCACAGCGGCGACGTCGCTGCGAGGATCGCGGCGGCGGCAATCCCGACGCCGGCGGCCACCCGCGCCGGGTGGGTCTGGGCGGGATCGGTTCCGGGGTGGCGCACCTCACGCGTGGTCTCCTGCAACAGCCCGAACGCCGCTCCGCTGACCAGACCGAACGCGCCCCAGAACACCCCGAAGACGGAGAATCCGGCGGGCTCCAGATCCCGGGCGGCGAGGTAGAGCACCGCGTAACCGCACAGCGCGGACATCGCCGTGGCCACGGCGACCCGTACCACGCTGGCACGGTTCACCGCCCCCGCGGGGCCCGCGGTCGCGTCGGTCACGACCCGGTGTCCAGGGGCGGAACCTCCGGCGCGTACAGCCACGCCGCCCACAGCGATCGCAGTGACTCGTCGGAGTACTGCGAAGCGAGGCCGACGAAATCGTCGGTCACCGCGCTGGAGTGCCGGTACCGCGTCGTCCAATCCTTGAGCAGCGCGAAGAAGTTCGTGTC carries:
- the galE gene encoding UDP-glucose 4-epimerase GalE; amino-acid sequence: MSWLVTGGAGYIGSHVARAMLDADLDVVVIDDLSTGFESFVPAGAQFVKGTLLDGALVDDTLTRFGVDGVIHIAGYKYAGESVKRPLHTYEQNVSATVVLLQAMEARGVGQIVFSSSAATFGTPDVDIVDESTPTTPESPYGETKLIGEWLLRDAGRATGLRHTSLRYFNVVGSGDVELFDASPHNLFPLVFDMLMRGQTPRINGDDYPTPDGTCVRDYIHVSDLALAHVAAARRLADGLPVEPVYNLGSGAGTSVREIMTAMRDVTGIDFEPEVMPRRPGDPARIVAAGELAARDLGWHNRHSVQEMVASAWRARRHAGDAYPR
- a CDS encoding CAP domain-containing protein — encoded protein: MKTKFAGAFAISAVVVTALGATDGVTAQADVATGLYVGVNQLRQSCGPIRQDARLAAAAQRHANDMLTNSNFSHVGSDGSSPKARMADAGYQVAASGEIVFWATGSSATAEAALAFWMGSPGHRAIILNCTFAAAGFATASNGNMTTAVGDFATP
- a CDS encoding DNA polymerase III subunit delta' — translated: MAGVFSRLVGQDAVEKELIAAARAARGDSSHSEAVTGTMTHAWLITGPPGSGRSVAALCFAAALQCTAEGTPGCGECRACTTAMAGTHADVRRIIPEGLSIGVGEMRAIVQIASRRPGTGRWQVVVIEDADRLTEGAANALLKVVEEPPPSTVFLLCAPSVDPEDIAITLRSRCRHVALVTPPADAIARVLIDSDALDRETAEWAASVSGGHVGRARRLATDEQARERRKRALGLARDAATPARAYAAAEELVATAEAEAKALTGDRNEAEAEELRTALGAGGTGKGTAGAVRGAAGALKDLEKRQKSRQTRASRDAMDRALIDLATYFRDALLVSSGATGVAANHPDMADKVAALAAHASPDKLLRCIEAVLECREALAVNVKPKFAVDAMVATVGQALRS
- a CDS encoding L,D-transpeptidase, with protein sequence MRVAVRSAFAVCVVTAGVIAGPLEIDEMARWTPQLAIASLLPAEGAVVGVAHPVVVTFDGSVVDRHAAEQAVRITSEPAMTGTFEWVEPNVAHWVPDSFWPAHSTVKLTLGDLPTRTFEIGPAVIGVANIADHTFTVTVDGKAPSELPAPHHRPYWGQGGVFPASMGRPQYPTPVGIYSVLAKERDVTMDSSSVGIPVDAPDGYLLDVEYAVRFTKRGLFVHSAPWALNQMGHENGSHGCIGLSTEDAEWYFNAVNVGDPIIVRENGVEVPQTVTG
- a CDS encoding adenylate/guanylate cyclase domain-containing protein, whose amino-acid sequence is MAAEPIEMGRISAFVRWVARTPWPVFTLGMLQADIIGALLVLGFLRFGLPPEDRIQLQDLPAYNLAIFLGYLFVSFTVASYLTLRMLIPVMRWQRRETLLGDRDPAETEVARMRALKMPFYRSLISATNWLLGSVVFIVASWPVASKSAPVVAVATGLGATATAIIGYLQSERVLRPVAVAALRGGVPENFRAPGVILRQVLTWVLSTGVPVLAIVLALVASKFEVLTAPADRLVTTILLLAIVALVIGLSSTVLVAMSIADPLRQLRWALGEVQRGNYNAHMQIYDASELGLLQAGFNDMVRDLAERQRLRDLFGRYVGEDVARRALERGTELGGQERDVAVLFVDLVGSTHLAATVPASEVVNLLNEFFRVVVDTVNRHGGFVNKFQGDAALAIFGAPIEHPDASGAALAASRELHDELIRVLGETEFGIGVSAGRAIAGHIGAQARFEYTVIGDPVNEAARLTELAKHEPGHVLASSIAVSDALDAEALCWNVGEIVELRGRTAPTQLARPVKLASPDEAYSEAAPSAADDASPVNGAPWAGIPDRASTTPE